One window of the Janthinobacterium sp. PAMC25594 genome contains the following:
- a CDS encoding cation diffusion facilitator family transporter → MTPTEFGDENENSSHSALERASAASRSTWVSVAVNVCLSIAQIGVGIFAKSQGLIADGVHSLTDLVADFVVLFASHHSKKDADENHPYGHQRFENAASFILGLLLMAVGAGMVWEAILKLESPETIAEVHSIALWMAGAALLAKECLFRYMLAIAKRIKSSMLIANAWHARSDAASSFVVGVGIIGNLAGYPILDPIAALIVGLMILKMGWTFAWDALHDLMDRAVDEIELSAIRETLLKTPGISGVHDLRTRKMGDMIIADVHIEVDASLTVEAGHDIAVDARRRVLERHRVLNLMTHIDPWSRPDLDHDSEPPPINLEKAG, encoded by the coding sequence ATGACGCCGACTGAATTCGGAGACGAGAACGAGAATTCTTCACATTCCGCATTAGAACGAGCAAGCGCGGCATCGCGTAGCACGTGGGTTAGTGTCGCCGTTAACGTTTGCTTAAGCATTGCACAGATTGGCGTTGGAATTTTCGCTAAGTCACAAGGCCTTATCGCCGATGGCGTTCACTCGCTCACGGATCTTGTGGCAGATTTTGTCGTTTTGTTCGCTAGTCACCATAGCAAGAAGGATGCTGATGAGAATCACCCCTATGGGCATCAGAGATTTGAAAACGCAGCTTCGTTCATTCTGGGTCTATTGCTTATGGCAGTCGGCGCAGGCATGGTGTGGGAAGCAATATTAAAGCTGGAGTCGCCAGAGACCATCGCAGAAGTACACAGCATCGCGTTGTGGATGGCTGGGGCAGCACTGCTGGCCAAAGAGTGCCTTTTCCGTTATATGCTGGCGATAGCAAAACGTATCAAATCGAGCATGCTGATCGCGAATGCATGGCATGCCCGCTCGGATGCCGCATCCTCATTTGTCGTTGGAGTCGGCATCATCGGCAATCTGGCCGGCTACCCGATACTTGACCCTATTGCTGCACTGATCGTTGGGCTCATGATTCTGAAAATGGGTTGGACGTTCGCCTGGGACGCGCTGCATGACCTGATGGATCGAGCGGTTGATGAGATAGAACTCAGCGCCATTCGCGAGACCCTATTAAAGACTCCCGGCATCAGTGGCGTACATGATTTGCGTACCCGTAAAATGGGGGACATGATTATCGCGGACGTCCACATCGAGGTCGATGCATCACTGACGGTCGAAGCCGGGCATGATATAGCTGTCGATGCCCGCCGCCGCGTGCTCGAGCGTCATCGGGTCCTCAATCTGATGACGCACATCGATCCATGGAGCCGCCCGGATCTGGATCACGACAGTGAGCCGCCTCCGATCAATCTGGAAAAGGCTGGATGA